A single genomic interval of Candidatus Sulfotelmatobacter sp. harbors:
- a CDS encoding radical SAM protein: MKILLYNPDNGVTRNFMPHLWMFLLQSLTPPGHEVVLIDGNAKPMDEVQIAQYVRDEKIDLVGIGAMTRMIAKAYRIADAIRATGVKVVMGGPHVTELADEALGRDGGPRHADAVALGEADDTWPQIVNDAARGELKEIYTPVDETGKERKPSLKQYPVIPWQSIDLAQFNLVPSVFTSTLQKVGEGWGTFRIIPVESGRGCPYGCEFCTVTGFFGDSIRFRTNESVVNELLLLKARARKEKGQIAVFFIDDNFAINVKRTKSLLKDIIAAGAQVHWVAQISANLLRDEELVDLIAASGGKWVFIGMESIDPTNLKDVNKGFNKPGEYAEVLERLAKRNVYAITSFIFGMDNDTVGVGERTLSQVRTWPPGLPIFGLLTPLPATPLYKRLETAGRLTRAKHWQEFIPFAMAHTPLKMSIDEAHAEVKYGWAHAYSAEAVAHAVDSLDDQPLGYRINILIARLCFRGIYFPMMGKFAWVRVVAENRRTIFKLVKEAVFGRKARPRRPEGAYVEAATETQVSAGD, encoded by the coding sequence ATGAAAATTCTTTTGTATAACCCCGACAATGGTGTCACCCGCAACTTCATGCCGCACCTGTGGATGTTTCTACTCCAGTCGCTGACTCCGCCTGGGCATGAGGTGGTGCTGATCGACGGCAATGCCAAGCCGATGGACGAAGTTCAGATCGCGCAATATGTCCGCGACGAGAAAATCGATCTGGTCGGCATTGGCGCGATGACTCGCATGATCGCCAAGGCCTACAGGATCGCCGACGCGATTCGCGCTACGGGAGTGAAAGTGGTGATGGGCGGGCCGCATGTTACCGAGTTGGCCGATGAAGCGTTGGGACGTGACGGCGGTCCGCGTCATGCCGATGCTGTGGCTCTGGGCGAAGCCGACGATACCTGGCCGCAGATCGTGAATGACGCCGCGCGCGGCGAACTCAAGGAAATCTATACGCCGGTCGACGAGACAGGCAAAGAGCGCAAGCCTTCGCTCAAGCAATATCCGGTGATTCCGTGGCAGTCGATTGACCTGGCTCAATTCAATCTGGTGCCGAGCGTATTCACGTCGACTCTGCAAAAGGTCGGAGAAGGTTGGGGAACGTTTCGCATTATCCCGGTCGAGTCGGGAAGAGGGTGTCCCTATGGCTGCGAGTTCTGCACGGTGACGGGATTTTTCGGCGACTCGATTCGCTTTCGTACTAATGAGAGCGTGGTCAATGAGTTGCTGCTGTTGAAGGCGCGCGCGCGGAAGGAAAAAGGGCAGATCGCGGTATTTTTCATCGACGATAATTTCGCCATCAATGTGAAGCGGACGAAGTCGCTGTTGAAGGACATTATTGCGGCCGGGGCGCAGGTGCATTGGGTAGCGCAAATCAGCGCCAATCTTTTGCGCGATGAAGAACTGGTCGACCTGATCGCGGCTTCCGGCGGGAAGTGGGTGTTTATCGGCATGGAGTCGATTGATCCGACGAATCTGAAAGACGTGAACAAGGGATTCAACAAGCCCGGCGAGTATGCCGAGGTGCTGGAGCGTCTGGCGAAGCGTAACGTGTATGCGATTACGTCGTTTATTTTCGGCATGGATAACGACACGGTTGGCGTGGGGGAGCGGACGCTGTCGCAAGTGCGCACTTGGCCGCCGGGGTTGCCGATTTTCGGGTTGCTGACCCCGTTGCCGGCGACGCCGCTGTACAAACGGCTCGAAACGGCGGGTCGGCTGACGCGGGCGAAACATTGGCAGGAGTTTATCCCGTTTGCTATGGCGCATACGCCGCTGAAGATGAGTATCGACGAGGCCCACGCCGAAGTGAAATATGGATGGGCGCACGCCTATAGCGCGGAAGCTGTGGCTCATGCCGTCGATTCGCTCGACGATCAACCGCTGGGATATCGCATCAACATCTTGATTGCGCGGCTCTGCTTCCGTGGGATTTATTTCCCCATGATGGGCAAGTTTGCGTGGGTCAGAGTTGTGGCGGAGAATCGGCGCACGATTTTCAAGCTGGTGAAGGAAGCGGTGTTTGGGCGCAAGGCGCGGCCGCGGAGGCCTGAGGGTGCGTATGTTGAGGCGGCTACGGAGACGCAGGTCAGCGCTGGTGATTGA
- the hemG gene encoding protoporphyrinogen oxidase, translating to MTRIAIIGGGISGLAAAYALEERRRAGADVEYILYESSPRLGGVLRSDYVDRCIVEAGPDSFLTEKPWASDLCRALGLGEQLIASNDADRKTYILTNGRLVVMPDGLMFMVPTKILPTGLSPLFSWKTKLRMAQELFHPPRGGMRKEDHDESVAAFVERHYGSEMIDRLADPLLSGIYGGEAANLSVRAVLPRFVEMERTHGSLGRAILAARKKMSNRPGKPTPPLFTSLKNGMQQLPETVVSRLTPDSLFTSAPVETIQREADSWVVSAGMKSDQFDAIIIALPAPAAAQVLRIASPELSAELDAIQYTSSITVALGYDHQVRQTLPPGFGFLVPRSEGKRLLAATFVHKKFPHRAPDDRALLRCFFAGKNAENVWALPDDRIVGIVRNELQQILGLRAEPLFARVYKWKSAMAQYGVGHLDRLDRIENLRQQLPGIALAGNAFRGIGVPDCIRSGSEAVKNLLAETINLNHQR from the coding sequence GTGACCCGCATCGCCATCATCGGCGGAGGCATCTCCGGCCTCGCCGCCGCATACGCCCTTGAAGAGCGACGCCGCGCCGGTGCCGATGTCGAATACATTCTCTACGAATCTTCCCCGCGTCTCGGCGGCGTGCTGCGCAGCGACTACGTTGACAGATGCATCGTCGAGGCCGGTCCCGATTCCTTCCTCACCGAAAAGCCTTGGGCCAGCGATCTCTGCCGCGCGTTAGGCTTGGGCGAGCAACTCATCGCCTCCAACGATGCCGACCGTAAGACATACATTCTGACCAATGGTCGCCTCGTCGTAATGCCCGATGGGCTGATGTTTATGGTCCCCACGAAAATTCTGCCGACCGGTCTCTCTCCTCTTTTTTCGTGGAAGACCAAGCTGCGCATGGCGCAAGAGCTGTTCCACCCGCCGCGCGGCGGAATGCGCAAGGAAGATCATGATGAATCCGTCGCCGCCTTTGTCGAGCGCCACTATGGTTCTGAAATGATCGACCGCCTCGCCGACCCGCTGCTCTCCGGCATCTACGGCGGAGAAGCCGCCAACCTCAGCGTGCGCGCCGTTCTCCCGCGATTCGTTGAGATGGAGCGCACCCACGGAAGTCTCGGCCGCGCCATTCTCGCCGCACGAAAGAAAATGTCGAACCGACCGGGCAAGCCAACTCCGCCGCTCTTCACGTCACTCAAGAACGGCATGCAGCAACTGCCGGAGACGGTAGTGTCGCGCCTGACGCCGGACTCCCTATTCACCAGCGCTCCGGTAGAAACCATTCAACGCGAGGCCGACAGTTGGGTCGTTTCCGCGGGAATGAAATCAGACCAATTCGACGCCATCATCATCGCGCTTCCCGCGCCCGCAGCGGCCCAGGTGCTGCGCATTGCCAGTCCCGAGCTCTCCGCCGAACTCGACGCCATCCAATACACTTCATCGATCACGGTGGCCCTCGGCTACGATCACCAGGTCCGCCAGACGCTGCCGCCCGGCTTTGGATTCCTCGTGCCGCGCAGCGAAGGCAAACGCCTGCTGGCCGCAACTTTCGTCCACAAAAAATTTCCCCATCGCGCTCCCGACGACCGCGCTCTGCTGCGTTGTTTTTTCGCGGGGAAAAATGCCGAGAACGTTTGGGCGCTCCCCGACGATCGGATCGTCGGCATTGTTCGCAACGAACTGCAACAAATTCTCGGCCTGCGCGCCGAGCCGCTCTTCGCTCGCGTTTACAAATGGAAGTCCGCCATGGCGCAATACGGCGTAGGCCATCTCGATCGCCTCGACCGCATCGAAAACCTCCGCCAGCAGTTGCCCGGCATCGCGCTAGCGGGAAACGCGTTCCGCGGCATCGGCGTGCCAGATTGTATCCGCTCGGGCAGCGAAGCGGTCAAAAACCTGTTAGCGGAGACCATCAACCTCAATCACCAGCGCTGA
- the hemE gene encoding uroporphyrinogen decarboxylase, whose protein sequence is MSAPNSNFVRACKSQPVDRTPVWFMRQAGRYMPEYRAVRKQHSLLEICKKPALAAEVTIAAAEFLRVDAAIIFADLLLPLEVMGLPFHFSAGEGPIIEKPVRTMEHIANLRTDRAAELGYVSEAVGLVAKHFGDRLPVIGFCGAPFTLASYMIEGGSSRNYIHAKKMMYNSPADWDVLMAKLVAVTTTYASEQVRAGADVIQIFDSWVGCLSVEDYRRYVLPHVTGMVKQLQTTGAPIIYFGTDSATLLPAMKETGADVIGLDWRIPLDEGWARLDHQCAVQGNLDPVLLFAGWKELKSRAENILRRAAGRPGHIFNLGHGILPETPVENVRNLARFVQDYAASSPHNPISRSREPKAGSRKP, encoded by the coding sequence ATGTCGGCTCCCAATTCCAATTTCGTGCGCGCCTGCAAGTCCCAACCTGTTGACCGCACACCGGTGTGGTTCATGCGCCAGGCGGGGCGCTACATGCCCGAGTATCGTGCGGTTCGCAAGCAACATTCGCTGCTCGAAATCTGCAAGAAGCCCGCGCTCGCCGCCGAAGTCACCATCGCCGCCGCGGAATTCCTCAGAGTCGACGCCGCCATTATTTTCGCCGACCTCCTGCTTCCCCTCGAAGTCATGGGCCTGCCTTTTCATTTTTCCGCCGGCGAGGGTCCGATCATCGAGAAGCCGGTTCGCACAATGGAACACATCGCGAATCTGCGCACCGATCGTGCTGCCGAGTTGGGTTATGTTTCCGAAGCTGTAGGCCTGGTCGCGAAACATTTCGGCGACCGCCTGCCCGTGATCGGATTCTGCGGCGCTCCCTTCACTCTCGCCAGCTACATGATCGAAGGCGGCAGCTCGCGCAACTATATTCACGCCAAGAAAATGATGTACAACTCCCCCGCCGACTGGGATGTCTTGATGGCAAAACTGGTCGCGGTGACGACAACTTACGCCTCCGAGCAAGTGCGTGCTGGCGCCGACGTCATCCAGATTTTCGATAGCTGGGTTGGATGCCTGAGCGTGGAAGACTATCGCCGCTACGTTCTTCCCCACGTCACCGGCATGGTGAAGCAGTTGCAGACAACCGGCGCGCCGATTATTTATTTCGGCACCGACAGCGCTACCCTGCTGCCAGCCATGAAAGAAACCGGAGCCGACGTCATCGGACTCGACTGGCGCATTCCGCTCGACGAAGGCTGGGCGCGCCTTGATCATCAATGCGCCGTGCAGGGCAACCTCGATCCCGTGCTGCTCTTCGCCGGCTGGAAGGAATTGAAATCGCGGGCGGAAAACATTCTCCGCCGCGCCGCCGGACGCCCTGGGCACATCTTCAACCTCGGCCACGGCATCCTGCCCGAAACGCCGGTAGAGAATGTGAGAAATCTCGCGCGCTTCGTGCAGGATTATGCGGCGTCCAGCCCCCACAATCCGATTTCCCGAAGCCGAGAGCCGAAAGCCGGAAGCCGGAAGCCGTGA